Proteins encoded together in one Dasypus novemcinctus isolate mDasNov1 chromosome 9, mDasNov1.1.hap2, whole genome shotgun sequence window:
- the C9H1orf52 gene encoding UPF0690 protein C1orf52 homolog, with protein MAADEKDPLSYFAAYGSSSSGSSSEEDNSDPEEMNRRAPGPAKPTGGCGNKAERRLPGPDELFRSVTRPAFLYNPLNKQIDWERHVVKAPEEPPKEFKVWKSNYVPPPETYTTEKKPPPPELDMAIKWSNIYEDNGDDAPQNAKKARLLPEGEETVESDDEKDEHTSKKRKVEPGEPTKKKK; from the exons ATGGCAGCCGACGAGAAGGACCCTCTCAGCTACTTCGCAGCTTACGGGAGCAGCAGCTCAGGCTCCTCGTCCGAGGAGGATAACAGCGACCCCGAGGAGATGAATCGCAGAGCCCCGGGTCCGGCGAAGCCGACAGGCGGTTGTGGAAACAAGGCGGAGAGGCGGCTGCCAGGACCCGACGAGCTGTTTCGGAGCGTGACTCGCCCGGCCTTTCTCTACAATCCCCTGAACAAGCAGATAGACTGGGAGAGGCACGTCGTCAAGGCGCCCGAGGAG CCTCCAAAGGAATTCAAAGTGTGGAAGTCAAACTATGTACCACCTCCTGAGACCTACACTACTGAGAAGAAACCACCGCCGCCAGAGCTGGATATGGCAATCAAATGGTCAAACATATATGAGGACAATGGTGATGATGCCCCACAGAATGCTAAAAAAGCTAGGCTTCTACCGGAAGGGGAGGAAACGGTGGAATCAG ATGATGAAAAAGATGAACATACTTCTAAAAAGCGCAAAGTGGAACCAGGAGAaccaacaaagaagaaaaagtaa